A segment of the Merismopedia glauca CCAP 1448/3 genome:
ATCTCCTCAGCGCTTAAGCTTAGCTGACACCCTTGATAACATTAGCTATCGAATCATTGGATTGGGATTTCCACTGTTAACTATAGGAATTATTGCTGGTGCAGTTTGGGCAAATGAAGCTTGGGGAACCTATTGGAGTTGGGACCCCAAAGAAACTTGGGCGTTAATTACTTGGCTGGTATTTGCAGCTTATTTGCACTCCCGCATCACTAAAGGTTGGCAAGGTAGAAAACCTGCTATCTTAGCCGCTACAGGCTTTGTCGTGGTTTGGGTATGTTATTTGGGAGTTAATCTCTTGGGTAAAGGATTACATAGTTATGGTTGGTTTTTCTAGCCAGTAACTAAAAGATAATAGGTAGCAATAGAGATTCCCACGACTGATTTAAGCCGTGGGAAATTTATTTGCCTGATTTTCATGACCCATCTTGGCATAAAATTTAGTATTATATAGATTTCAATCTTTCATTTATTTATTTTTCATAAGAAAAACTAATTAATTATTATTAATAATGCAAGTTGATGTTCCCAATATTATTGAAGGTTACGCTCACGGGTATTTCTTAATGGCTGATGAGCAAACCCATAGCTTGGGATGGTATGCCAGTCGCCAAAGAGCTTTAATTCCTCTAGATAATACATTTCGTTATCCTAAATCTCTACAACGGGTTCTCAATCAAGAAAAATTCACTATTGCCATTAACAAAGATTTTGCTGGTGTTGTAGCTGGTTGTGCTAATCGAGAAACTACATGGATTTCACCAGAGTTAGAAGAAGTTTATTTCGTACTATATGAACATGGTTGGGCTTATAGTTTTGAAGCTTGGCAAGGAGATGAATTAGCTGGGGGAATATTAGGAATTGTGATTGGGGGTGTATTTGTCGGAGAATCGATGTTTTATAACATTCCCGATGCCTCTAAAGTAGCGATGGTAAAACTAGTTGAAAGATTACGCGATCGCAGCTTTTTCATGTTCGATGCTCAAATTATTAATCCCCACTTAGAACGGTTTGGCGCTTATGAAGTTGAGCTAGAAAAGTATCAAAAAATGCTGAAAAAAGCCTTAAAATGTCGGTGTCAACTTTTATAAAGTATTGGTTAATTTAAGCCAATTAAATGACCTTTTCAACTGAAACATTTACGAGTAACTAAAAGTAACCAATTTTCCCAGTTCGCCCTAATTGATTATTATAAATTAGCTGAATTGATAAATATTTAGCTGGTTTATATGGTAACCTTTCTGCCCATTCAATTGCTACAATTCCTAAGTCAACTTCAATCCCATCCCAATAGTTTTCTAAATATAAATTGCTAACTTCGGCTGATTCTAGACGATACAAATCTAAATGATATAAAGGTAATCTGCCGGAATGGTACTCATTAATCAAATTAAAAGTTGGACTAGCAATAGGTTCTGTAATTCCTAATCCTGCCGCGATTCCTTGGACTAAAGAAGTTTTTCCACTGCCTAAATCTCCTTCTAGTAAAATAGTTGTACCAGCAGGTAAAGATTGACCCAAATTGAATCCCCAAGAATGGGTAGCTTCAGAATCTGCAAGCTGAATCAATTCCATT
Coding sequences within it:
- the tsaE gene encoding tRNA (adenosine(37)-N6)-threonylcarbamoyltransferase complex ATPase subunit type 1 TsaE, with amino-acid sequence MELIQLADSEATHSWGFNLGQSLPAGTTILLEGDLGSGKTSLVQGIAAGLGITEPIASPTFNLINEYHSGRLPLYHLDLYRLESAEVSNLYLENYWDGIEVDLGIVAIEWAERLPYKPAKYLSIQLIYNNQLGRTGKIGYF
- the aat gene encoding leucyl/phenylalanyl-tRNA--protein transferase → MQVDVPNIIEGYAHGYFLMADEQTHSLGWYASRQRALIPLDNTFRYPKSLQRVLNQEKFTIAINKDFAGVVAGCANRETTWISPELEEVYFVLYEHGWAYSFEAWQGDELAGGILGIVIGGVFVGESMFYNIPDASKVAMVKLVERLRDRSFFMFDAQIINPHLERFGAYEVELEKYQKMLKKALKCRCQLL